A single window of Cataglyphis hispanica isolate Lineage 1 chromosome 2, ULB_Chis1_1.0, whole genome shotgun sequence DNA harbors:
- the LOC126859091 gene encoding elongation factor Tu, mitochondrial-like, with translation MALISTRAIFNSVLRQTLRQIIYTKQLPKCQQRHQLNSWLFLPTVTSQRFYAEKKVFTRDKPHCNIGTIGHVDHGKTTLTAAITKILSEKELATAKGYSEIDNAPEEKARGITINVAHIEYQTENRHYGHTDCPGHADYIKNMITGTAQMDGAILVVAATDGTMPQTREHLLLAKQIGIKHIIVFINKVDAADSEMVELVEMEIRELLSEMGYDGDNIPVVKGSALCALEAKNPEIGAKAILQLLEEVDKHIPTPERELDKPFLLPVENVYSIPGRGTVVTGRLERGKLKKGTECEFIGYNKVLKSTVTGIEMFHQILDEAHAGDQLGALVRGLKRDEVRRGMVMCKPGTMKAHDHIESQVYILSKEEGGRKKPIANLVQLQMFSKTWDIAAQCTVAGKDLAMPGEDSTLILKLIRPMVLEKGQRFTLRDGVVTVGTGVVINTLKPLTESERVSILEGKKSLKKELKQQQKQ, from the exons ATGGCTCTCATCTCTACAAGAGCGATTTTTAATTCCG TGCTGAGACAAACCCTCAGGCAGATCATATATACGAAGCAATTGCCGAAATGC CAACAACGTCATCAATTGAATAGTTGGCTGTTTCTTCCAACTGTTACCAGTCAGAGATTTTATGCCGAGAAGAAAGTATTTACTCGTGACAAACCACATTGTAATATAGGTACTATTGGTCATGTAGATCATGGCAAGACAACTCTAACAGCAGCTATTACTAAAA tATTGTCTGAAAAGGAGTTAGCAACAGCTAAGGGATATAGCGAGATTGACAATGCTCCTGAAGAAAAAGCTCGCGGAATTACCATTAATGTTGCACACATTGAGTACCAAACAGAAAATCGTCATTATGGACATACAGATTGCCCAGGTCATGCCGATTACATTAAAAACATGATCACAGGAACAGCACAGATGGATGGCGCTATATTGGTTGTTGCTGCAACAGATGGTACAATGCCACAGACTAGAGAGCACTTGCTGCTTGCTAAACAAATTGGTATCAAGCATATCATTGTATTCATTAACAAG GTCGATGCAGCTGATTCAGAAATGGTAGAGTTAGTGGAAATGGAGATACGAGAATTGCTTTCTGAAATGGGTTATGACGGTGATAACATCCCGGTGGTGAAAGGTAGTGCGCTCTGTGCTCTTGAAGCAAAGAATCCTGAAATAGGTGCGAAAGCTATCCTACAGTTGTTGGAAGAAGTAGACAAGCATATTCCGACTCCAGAAAGAGAGTTGGACAAACCCTTCCTACTCCCGGTAGAGAATGTATATTCTATTCCTGGAAGAGGTACTGTCGTCACTGGTAGATTGGAGCGCGGAAAACTTAAAAAGGGAACGGAATGCGAGTTTATTGGTTACAACAAAGTTTTGAAAAGTACAGTCACAGGTATAGAGATGTTTCATCAGATATTAGATGAAGCCCATGCTGGAGATCAACTTGGTGCTCTAGTAAGAGGCTTAAAGAGAGATGAAGTTAGAAGAGGTATGGTAATGTGCAAACCTGGCACCATGAAAGCGCACGATCATATAGAATCGCAAGTTTATATATTGAGCAAGGAGGAAGGTGGCAGAAAGAAACCTATAGCGAATCTGGTACAATTACAAATGTTTTCTAAAACATGGGACATTGCAGCACAGTGTACTGTAGCGGGTAAAGATTTGGCCATGCCAGGAGAAGACAGCac attgatattaaagttgATAAGACCAATGGTATTAGAGAAAGGGCAACGCTTTACATTAAGAGATGGAGTAGTGACTGTAGGAACTGGTGTAGTTATTAACACTCTAAAACCGCTTACCGAATCAGAGCGAGTATCCATTCTCGAAGGTAAAAAGTCATTGAAGAAGGAGTTGAAGCAACAACAAAAGCAGTAG
- the LOC126859081 gene encoding uncharacterized protein LOC126859081, translating to MKIKEEEEEEKTRRGDQDRGEEEVGARAPRIAFAPFQLPRRKPGCPGSVSVFFQSSSRTRRRTAEEAFAVARLYPLRAVVTQPPTRYANDCACYIGGRGDIYIYTHTHTHTHTHTYIYIQSIYKDAGEAGNRLDEGGLVASKAEIMRGSRGTILVLCTINCLRLTSSSPTSTSVRLGDKCNRDRDCEAGIANSQCYLGYCRCQPFFAGYNDTQCLESTLLGNDCLVKEQCSLKVANSSCLEGVCRCEEGHLQFRRHTCLGPAKLGEVCYEHAHCRLWDPESHCDFLIPDLFGRCQCTAPMRREGDACRLDSLVRPAPLPEHLPPPQEPITENVTGNNGDKEADTEEQKGETQGEQDTGVQISWLKNATMLLSTEAPSQLIPVNLVTRPSLNLRPGSNDRFGPNELPDDDDAIVIEAEVTEAIHITTTSTSAPIKTDRHESTIMTAVSLGLPCIADLECRMADPMSRCIGGVCDCSFPTNGSCNARRTGCAPGTFQCRSSGSCISWFFVCDGRADCADGSDEECTGHRCPLQAFRCNDSNVCISRSGVCDGNRDCPRGEDEIGCNNRRKCPEGSFRCNNGQCLPAYEFCNAVVSCRDGSDEPRVACRMRNRGRIAARFCPFRCDNGWCRSDAITCSGRDGCGDGSDEKHCSVCRCERI from the exons atgaaaattaaagaagaagaggaagaagagaaaacaCGACGGGGAGACCAAGACCGTGGCGAAGAGGAGGTGGGAGCACGGGCCCCACGAATCGCTTTTGCTCCGTTCCAGCTCCCGCGCCGAAAGCCAGGCTGCCCGGGGTCCGTTTCAGTCTTCTTTCAGTCATCCTCACGTACGCGTAGACGCACCGCGGAGGAAGCATTCGCTGTTGCTCGTTTATATCCTCTTCGTGCCGTCGTCACGCAACCCCCGACGCGCTACGCTAACGATTGCGCTTGTTACATCGGCGGGCGCggtgatatatacatatatacacacacacacacacacacacacacacacacatatatatatatacagtcaaTATATAAGGACGCAGGTGAAGCAGGAAATCGACTTGACGAAGGAGGCCTCGTGGCCAGCAAAGCGGAAATAATGCGCGGAAGTCGTGGGACGATCCTCGTCCTGTGCACGATTAATTGCCTG AGACTGACCTCATCCTCACCCACTTCGACAAGTGTGCGACTTGGCGATAAGTGCAACCGAGATCGAGACTGCGAGGCTGGCATCGCTAACAGCCAGTGCTACTTGGGTTATTGCCGGTGTCAGCCCTTCTTCGCCGGCTACAATGACACTCAATGTCTTGAAT CCACTCTATTGGGCAATGATTGTCTTGTAAAGGAACAATGCTCCCTGAAAGTGGCGAACAGTAGCTGCCTCGAGGGCGTATGCAGGTGTGAGGAAGGACACTTGCAGTTTCGCAGACACACTTGTCTGGGAC CGGCGAAACTCGGCGAGGTGTGTTACGAGCACGCTCACTGTCGCCTCTGGGATCCCGAATCGCATTGCGATTTTCTCATTCCGGATTTATTTGGCCGCTGCCAATGTACCGCGCCAATGCGCCGTGAAGGGGACGCGTGTCGACTTGATAGTCTCGTGAGACCCGCGCCGCTTCCGGAGCACCTGCCTCCCCCTCAGGAGCCGATAACAGAAAACGTTACAGGGAACAATGGTGATAAGGAAGCTGACACTGAGGAACAAAAGGGCGAGACTCAAGGGGAACAAGATACAG GCGTTCAAATATCCTGGCTGAAAAACGCAACGATGCTCCTGTCGACGGAAGCTCCCAGTCAATTGATACCGGTAAATCTGGTGACCAGGCCGTCATTGAACTTGAGACCCGGAAGCAACGATCGCTTCGGACCGAACGAGCTCCCCGACGATGACGATGCCATCGTCATCGAGGCAGAAGTCACCGAGGCTATTCATATCACGACCACCTCGACGTCTG CGCCGATAAAGACGGATCGTCACGAGAGCACAATAATGACGGCCGTCAGTCTGGGACTGCCGTGCATCGCCGATCTCGAGTGCCGTATGGCCGATCCGATGTCACGTTGCATCGGCGGCGTGTGCGACTGCAGTTTTCCGACAAACGGCAGTTGCAACGCGCGGCGGACCGGCTGCGCGCCGGGCACGTTCCAGTGCCGGTCGTCTGGCAGCTGCATCAGCTGGTTCTTCGTCTGTGACGGCCGCGCCGATTGCGCCGACGGTTCCGACGAGGAATGCACCGGCCATCGCTGTCCGTTGCAGGCGTTCAGATGCAACGACAGTAACGTCTGCATATCGAGGTCCGGGGTGTGCGACGGAAATCGCGACTGTCCTCGTGGCGAGGACGAAATCGGCTGCAACAATCGGCGAA AATGTCCCGAGGGTTCGTTCAGATGCAACAACGGTCAGTGCTTGCCGGCATACGAATTCTGCAATGCGGTGGTGTCCTGCAGGGACGGCAGCGACGAACCCAGGGTTGCCTGCAGGATGCGAAATCGCGGCCGGATCGCCGCGAGATTCTGCCCGTTCAGGTGCGATAACGGCTGGTGTCGTTCCGACGCGATAACCTGCAGCGGTCGGGACGGATGCGGCGATGGCTCCGACGAGAAACACTGCAGCGTTTGCC GATGCGAAAGGATTTAA
- the LOC126859083 gene encoding uncharacterized protein LOC126859083, whose product MMWKAKWSRFTECFCRRPGLVLVLLPCLIVITLYLVPDDNYEYDMLQYPSFKSYNITEGMVDGYLVWNPRCHMLSKEPLDPSITKFVRKEKLQKCPNDLVLSQITRDPNGSVFLSLDSTMHNDVTCCWSSVVRPKVDKPKKNNYDSTISIKQCENFTKQVALPREVEVAYVSCKAKTKSSTVYENVHAILNPEKVRDRNGSQAGNSSRKLSVLILGIDSVSRLNFYRAMPKTEKYLREAGWIGLKGYNKIGDNTFPNLMAILTGQTPQQAYSQCKPTVAYKLDNCPFVWHNFRNAGYVTAYGEDETTLNTFNYLKVGFVEPPTDYYLRPYMLASEKLLKIKKRFNMKYCTGPELSFDRIFDYAVNFARTFVDVPYFGFFWTNTISHDNMNGISSIDTHMLKRFEFLEQEGILNDTMIIFLSDHGMRWGEFRTTFVGWYEERLPYIYIWLPEWFRQENPEAHRALAVNQNRLTSPFDLYETLRDVLIIGGGDADPSPGCSTCQSLFAPVPRERGCQDAGVAYHWCTCTAFKPINVNDKIVVAGVQKFLDHVESIVKNYKDKKGRRLCARLKLKKVHRVNEVIDFGAQNQTSVAYFYMLQTTPGNGNFEVTIRYYGDGNYTLSDSEVSRINFYATSARCLNRGMKQYCHCIK is encoded by the exons ATGATGTGGAAGGCAAAATGGTCACGCTTCACCGAGTGCTTCTGCCGACGACCCGGCCTCGTTCTGGTTCTGCTACCGTGCCTAATTGTCATCACCCTCTACCTCGTTCCCGACGACAACTACGAATACGATATGCTGCAGTATCCGTCCTTCAAGTCGTACAACATTACAGAAG GCATGGTGGACGGTTACCTCGTGTGGAATCCAAGATGTCACATGCTGTCCAAAGAGCCTCTGGATCCGTCCATCACGAAATTCGTGAGGAAGGAGAAGCTGCAGAAATGCCCGAACGATCTCGTCCTCTCGCAAATTACGAGAGACCCTAACGGCAGCGTGTTTCTTTCCCTTGATTCCACCATGCACAACGATGTCACCTGCTGCTGGTCATCCGTAGTCAGACCTAAGGTGGACAAGCCCAAAAAGAATAACTATGACTCAACAATATC AATCAAGCAGTGCGAGAACTTTACGAAACAAGTGGCACTCCCCCGCGAAGTAGAAGTGGCGTATGTATCGTGTAAGGCGAAGACGAAATCGTCGACGGTGTACGAGAATGTTCACGCGATCTTGAATCCGGAGAAGGTGCGCGATCGCAACGGCAGCCAAGCCGGAAACTCATCGAGGAAGCTGAGCGTGCTTATCCTTGGCATCGATAGTGTCAGCCGACTGAATTTTTATCGCGCTATGCCGAAGACCGAGAAGTATCTTCGCGAGGCCGGTTGGATCGGTTTGAAGGGCTACAACAAGATCGGTGACAATACGTTTCCCAATCTGATGGCGATTCTGACCGGTCAGACGCCGCAACAGGCGTACTCGCAATGTAAACCTACGGTGGCCTACAAGCTCGACAATTGTCCTTTCGTCTGGCACAATTTCCGCAATGCCGGCTACGTCACGGCCTACGGCGAAGACGAGACTACTCTTAATACATTCAACTACCTCAAGGTCGGCTTTGTCGAGCCACCCACGGATTATTATCTGAGACCCTACATGCTGGCCAGCGAAAAGcttctcaaaattaaaaaaag ATTCAACATGAAATACTGCACCGGTCCTGAGCTGAGCTTTGACCGGATCTTCGATTACGCCGTAAACTTCGCCCGAACCTTTGTCGACGTGCCGTACTTTGGTTTCTTCTGGACAAACACCATCAGCCATGATAACATGAACGGCATCTCGTCGATAGACACTCATATGTTGAAGAGATTCGAATTTTTGGAACAGGAGGGGATTTTGAATGACACGATGATAATCTTCCTGAGCGATCACGGTATGCGATGGGGCGAGTTTCGCACAACCTTTGTCGGTTGGTACGAGGAAAGATTACCGTATATCTATATCTGGCTACCAGAGTGGTTCCGCCAGGAGAATCCCGAGGCCCATCGAGCCCTCGCAGTGAATCAGAACCGACTCACTTCTCCGTTCGATCTCTATGAGACCCTGAGGGACGTCCTCATCATCGGAGGAGGCGATGCCGATCCTAGTCCAGGATGTTCCACCTGTCAGTCTCTCTTCGCGCCTGTTCCCAGAGAGAGAGGCTGCCAGGACGCGGGAGTGGCTTATCATTGGTGTACTTGCACGGCTTTCAAACCAATCAATGTCAACGACAAAATCGTCGTCGCTGGCGTGCAAAAGTTTCTGGATCACGTGGAAAGTATTGTGAAAAACTACAAGGACAAGAAGGGCCGACGACTGTGCGCGCGGCTCAAGCTAAAGAAAGTGCATCGGGTGAACGAGGTGATCGATTTCGGCGCGCAAAACCAGACCAGCGTCGCGTATTTCTACATGCTCCAAACGACGCCCGGCAACGGTAACTTCGAGGTTACCATTAGATATTACGGCGACGGCAATTATACTCTGTCCGATAGCGAAGTCAGCAGAATCAATTTTTACGCCACGAGCGCGAGGTGTCTAAATCGTGGCATGAAGCAGTATTGCCATTGTATCAAGTAG